One genomic segment of Diceros bicornis minor isolate mBicDic1 chromosome 25, mDicBic1.mat.cur, whole genome shotgun sequence includes these proteins:
- the CCER1 gene encoding coiled-coil domain-containing glutamate-rich protein 1 — protein sequence MTQTLNQREDSLNLGAGGASSTPLRTWSSCHRRRRGAPIYKRRHRYGPKAEYEPQRKQPKQKHGPGPWFQPPRRPYWAVYSNWGRWGGPWRPPPAGFRKPPCWLQVIRVYGLQPLCFCCCSCWRGPWNPGWARPPGRNKRWGRRGRGLRRHPRRPSPKSPPAEVNTLLRPVSLSAWPAPGMRAPPNTTQFIMNQIYEDMRQQEKLEREQEALRAQKAREGGLASPAASSGNHAPPNGGEEDMELRETSYSYAYNPLLVFTPDPNEENQSPTLQPVEEGEEKKDEEEECDEEECDEEQEEDEEAEDEEEVEEADSVEEEEEKEEEEEEETEEEEEGLEEDEQREEENHLPLKMPLSILVGTEEERENFINCTYLSPEQIIPEVPQEALFMVQDINY from the coding sequence ATGACCCAGACCCTCAACCAAAGGGAGGACTCTCTTAACCTGGGCGCTGGGGGGGCATCCTCGACCCCGTTACGCACCTGGTCCTCCTGCCACCGGAGGCGCAGAGGCGCTCCGATTTACAAGCGACGCCACCGCTATGGCCCCAAGGCCGAATATGAGCCCCAGAGGAAACAGCCGAAGCAAAAGCACGGCCCTGGCCCTTGGTTTCAACCACCCCGACGGCCTTATTGGGCCGTGTACTCTAACTGGGGGCGCTGGGGAGGGCCCTGGCGCCCACCCCCGGCGGGATTCCGGAAGCCCCCCTGCTGGCTGCAAGTGATCCGGGTGTACGGCCTGCAGCCGCTCTGCTtttgctgctgctcctgctggcGCGGGCCCTGGAACCCCGGCTGGGCGAGGCCCCCCGGCAGGAATAAGCGCTGGGGCCGCAGGGGCCGCGGCCTGCGCCGCCACCCGCGCCGGCCCTCCCCGAAGAGCCCGCCTGCGGAGGTGAACACGCTGCTGCGGCCCGTCAGCCTGTCCGCGTGGCCGGCACCCGGGATGCGGGCGCCGCCCAACACCACCCAGTTCATCATGAACCAGATCTACGAGGACATGCGGCAGCAAGAGAAGCTGGAGCGCGAGCAGGAGGCGCTGCGGGCGCAGAAGGCCCGGGAGGGCGGCCTGGCCTCCCCGGCGGCCTCCTCTGGAAACCACGCGCCCCCCAACGGCGGCGAGGAAGACATGGAGCTGCGGGAAACTTCGTATAGCTATGCGTACAATCCTTTACTGGTGTTCACTCCTGACCCCAACGAGGAGAACCAGTCCCCCACGCTACAGCcggtggaggaaggagaggagaagaaggatgaggaggaggagtgtgacgAGGAGGAGTGTGATGAGGAGCAGGAAGAGGATGAGGAGGCTGAGGATGAAGAGGAGGTCGAAGAGGCTGACtctgtggaggaagaggaggagaaggaagaggaagaagaggaggagacagaagaggaagaggagggcctggaggaggatgagcagagagaggaagagaatcacCTGCCTCTGAAAATGCCTTTATCAATCCTAGTGGGgactgaagaagagagagagaactttatAAACTGTACTTATTTAAGCCCAGAACAGATAATTCCTGAAGTGCCACAGGAAGCTCTCTTCATGGTACAGGACATTAACTATTAG